The proteins below are encoded in one region of Myxococcales bacterium:
- a CDS encoding glycosyltransferase family 4 protein — protein sequence MPETKQSVLGISFDGVAMSGLIAEFLKVAHFFHAEGYETYLNLGYDIKADKGNFFRKTANEKNLLPAWVELCDFELDVLKGRYNEEFVSSILDAYVTRDLDIPIDVNAQIEELSDAIADALVNKFNELNVAYLIVENGTLPENIIFTSALYKAIERYGVASKLGKYVFWRDHDLMQTSEPLGAKYGAFPYKNVPKPKRSNFIQYIVQHDFNRRHLVSWANVSNISVIPNCFSMERKMPTLKNSSSRSAFGIPENAFLIAHCTRIIPQKRIDRELYLLSELMKRLPQKDIYLFVTGDPAENPAESEKLIAYANQLGISKQVVFGGCFPTFDSDFLNGTKSEGFTVWDILANADLSSFLTSYDYESYGNPIGEAIAAGVPYLTSTYSLYDDVYGRSGFQGILMKTSKDHDGMPEPEFVNEVAEAIANPRQLKQIAEKNFELGKQLLSMEFLNGKIRAFLKTSRSNRSKKTVVQRYSASV from the coding sequence ATGCCTGAAACAAAACAATCAGTACTTGGTATTTCCTTTGATGGGGTTGCGATGTCCGGACTCATCGCTGAGTTCCTGAAAGTCGCCCACTTCTTTCACGCGGAAGGTTACGAGACTTATCTCAATCTTGGTTACGATATCAAAGCTGACAAAGGTAACTTTTTTCGAAAAACGGCGAATGAGAAAAATCTGTTGCCCGCCTGGGTTGAACTCTGTGATTTTGAACTCGATGTGCTCAAAGGTCGATACAACGAGGAATTCGTTTCGTCCATTTTGGATGCCTATGTGACACGAGACTTGGATATTCCCATTGACGTAAATGCGCAGATCGAAGAGCTATCCGACGCTATTGCTGATGCGTTGGTCAACAAGTTTAACGAACTCAACGTAGCTTATCTGATCGTTGAAAATGGCACCTTGCCTGAAAATATTATTTTCACCAGTGCGTTGTACAAAGCGATTGAGCGATACGGTGTGGCATCGAAGCTAGGGAAGTACGTATTTTGGCGTGATCATGATCTCATGCAAACCAGTGAGCCGCTGGGTGCAAAATATGGTGCGTTTCCATATAAAAATGTGCCAAAACCAAAACGATCGAATTTTATTCAGTACATTGTTCAACATGACTTCAACAGGCGCCATCTCGTTAGCTGGGCAAATGTATCGAATATATCGGTGATCCCGAACTGTTTTTCGATGGAACGGAAAATGCCGACTTTGAAAAACTCGTCATCCCGGTCTGCTTTCGGAATTCCTGAGAATGCTTTTCTTATCGCTCATTGTACACGCATCATCCCCCAAAAGCGGATCGATAGAGAACTCTATCTATTGTCGGAGTTAATGAAACGCTTGCCTCAGAAGGACATCTATCTTTTTGTGACAGGTGACCCAGCCGAGAATCCCGCAGAAAGCGAGAAACTCATTGCGTATGCAAATCAACTCGGCATTTCGAAGCAAGTTGTGTTTGGCGGATGTTTTCCAACCTTTGACAGCGATTTCTTGAACGGCACAAAATCAGAGGGTTTTACGGTCTGGGATATTCTCGCGAACGCTGATCTAAGTTCGTTTTTGACCTCATATGACTATGAAAGTTACGGAAATCCAATTGGTGAAGCTATCGCAGCTGGTGTGCCATACCTTACTTCAACTTATTCGTTGTACGATGACGTGTACGGTAGGTCCGGCTTCCAGGGCATTTTAATGAAGACCTCCAAGGACCATGACGGGATGCCTGAGCCAGAGTTTGTTAATGAAGTCGCTGAGGCTATCGCAAACCCGCGTCAGCTAAAACAAATCGCGGAAAAAAACTTCGAGCTCGGCAAACAGCTTCTGTCGATGGAGTTTTTAAACGGAAAGATTAGAGCGTTTCTTAAAACGAGCAGGAGCAATCGTTCAAAGAAGACTGTCGTTCAACGTTACTCGGCAAGTGTGTAA
- a CDS encoding SDR family oxidoreductase, whose product MKTKKITISGASGLLGAELTKAFCQDPHYTTCGVYHDHRPQIAHANLIKADLTQEQQVEKVVELGNPDVIIHCAGMVSLLGCEQHKERARSINVEITRYLAQFAQKKNAKFIFISSDFVFDGKVGTYTESSEPRPLNYYGETKVEGETLARAVANHLVIRTTFFGTTYVKKAKQSYNEWIESSLNETGKAFCYINRYFSPVSTITLSSIIKKMVEKDVTGVYNVSSDRRISRFEFAQYYAQVCGLDVGDIKEAVDPVAIRPFDLSLDNTKVKKLLGLESINVLDEIALLRSKQRDSLNKSPKTRPGRGPSILLPAELSEPRRAGREEPRKRRKPKSTVHRHSGA is encoded by the coding sequence ATGAAAACAAAAAAGATCACCATATCCGGTGCGAGTGGACTGTTGGGGGCTGAGCTAACCAAGGCTTTCTGCCAAGATCCTCACTATACCACCTGTGGTGTCTATCATGACCATCGTCCGCAAATCGCACATGCAAACTTGATCAAAGCGGATCTCACGCAAGAGCAGCAGGTTGAAAAAGTTGTTGAACTAGGTAATCCCGACGTCATTATCCACTGCGCAGGCATGGTTAGCCTTTTGGGATGCGAACAGCACAAGGAGCGAGCACGATCCATTAACGTAGAGATTACGAGGTATCTGGCACAATTTGCTCAAAAAAAGAACGCGAAGTTTATCTTTATTTCATCGGATTTTGTCTTTGATGGCAAAGTTGGGACTTATACGGAAAGCAGTGAGCCTCGCCCATTGAACTATTACGGAGAAACAAAGGTAGAGGGTGAAACGCTTGCCAGAGCAGTTGCTAATCACCTGGTTATTCGTACGACTTTTTTTGGAACAACTTACGTAAAAAAAGCAAAACAGAGTTACAACGAATGGATTGAAAGTTCGTTGAACGAGACCGGTAAAGCGTTTTGCTACATTAATCGGTATTTCTCGCCAGTGTCGACGATTACGCTTTCTTCGATAATCAAGAAGATGGTCGAAAAAGACGTCACAGGAGTCTATAATGTTAGTAGTGATAGACGCATATCTCGTTTCGAATTTGCGCAGTACTATGCTCAGGTTTGCGGACTTGATGTTGGCGATATTAAAGAAGCGGTTGATCCGGTAGCGATTCGTCCTTTTGATCTAAGCCTTGACAATACGAAGGTTAAAAAGCTGTTGGGTTTAGAAAGTATCAATGTACTTGATGAGATTGCTCTCCTAAGATCAAAGCAAAGGGATTCGCTTAACAAATCGCCGAAAACAAGGCCTGGCAGGGGGCCTTCTATCCTGCTTCCAGCGGAGTTGTCAGAGCCTCGTCGTGCTGGACGTGAGGAGCCACGAAAAAGAAGAAAGCCCAAATCCACAGTTCATCGTCATTCGGGAGCTTAG
- a CDS encoding glycosyltransferase family 2 protein, with protein sequence MTKSEVKYSITIPVYNEASRVEDTLKSLYDQVDKDGLPIAKEHYEVVIAYSPSQDGTKEVVLSFKERYPEFNLDIVDVKPKGLVPALITGMKHAIAKHFDPFAMGRGLILLLTHADCVHQNDWLYYLVTTLESSDAAISVSSCYYDRRQFLSRPRLWSLISRTMNARDKINEITGGLPEGRGYAVYAKDYVEAGGIKEFYQLSNGKFIDHCSDDMDFGAEIREMGKSIVFAKNSKVRADSRRVDQDIALMIKGLTYGKDGILS encoded by the coding sequence ATGACGAAGAGCGAAGTCAAATATAGCATTACAATTCCAGTCTACAATGAAGCATCCAGGGTGGAAGATACGCTAAAATCTCTTTACGACCAGGTAGATAAGGATGGACTGCCGATTGCAAAAGAACACTATGAGGTTGTAATCGCCTATTCGCCATCGCAAGACGGAACGAAGGAAGTTGTGCTTTCCTTTAAGGAAAGGTATCCCGAGTTTAACCTAGATATTGTCGATGTGAAACCAAAAGGTTTAGTGCCAGCGCTTATCACCGGCATGAAGCATGCGATTGCTAAACATTTCGACCCTTTTGCAATGGGTAGGGGCTTGATTCTCTTGCTGACGCATGCCGATTGCGTTCACCAAAATGACTGGCTTTACTACCTTGTGACTACGCTCGAGTCTTCAGATGCAGCGATTTCGGTTTCGAGTTGTTACTACGATCGTCGTCAGTTTCTCTCTCGACCCAGGCTGTGGAGTCTGATTAGCCGCACCATGAATGCACGAGATAAGATCAATGAGATAACAGGCGGACTTCCGGAAGGCCGGGGCTATGCCGTGTATGCCAAAGACTATGTTGAAGCTGGAGGTATTAAAGAATTTTACCAGCTTAGCAATGGTAAGTTTATTGATCACTGCAGTGATGACATGGATTTTGGCGCTGAAATACGGGAAATGGGCAAGTCCATTGTATTTGCCAAGAACTCAAAAGTAAGAGCTGACTCGCGGCGAGTTGATCAAGATATCGCTTTGATGATCAAAGGGCTTACCTATGGTAAGGACGGGATCTTGAGCTAA